In Amycolatopsis coloradensis, one genomic interval encodes:
- the pyk gene encoding pyruvate kinase, with amino-acid sequence MSRRAKIVCTLGPATATPEKMRQLVDAGMDVARMNFSHGTHSDHKQVYDLIRTAAAESGRAVGILADLQGPKIRLGTFAGGPVEWHNGDIVRITVEDVAGTHDRVSTTYKGLADDAKPGDRLLVDDGKVGLVVKEVDGPDVVCEVTEGGPVSNNKGVSLPGMDVSVPALSEKDIEDLEFALELGVDFIALSFVRSPADIDLVHQVMDRVGKGRLPVVAKIEKPEAVYNLEAIVLAFDAVMIARGDLGVELPLEQVPLVQKRTIQIARENAKPVIVATQMLESMINSSRPTRAEASDVANAVLDGADALMLSGETSVGRYAIDVVKTMGRIIEAVETDSPVVPPLSHVPRTKRGVISYAARDIGERLNAKALVAFTQSGDTVRRLARLHTRLPLLAFTPEESVRSQLAMTWGTTTRIVPKVGSTDQMIQQVDHAMLEMGKYAKGDLVVIVAGSPPGTVGSTNLIRVHRLGEDDHA; translated from the coding sequence GTGAGCCGACGCGCGAAGATCGTTTGTACCCTTGGCCCCGCGACCGCTACGCCGGAGAAGATGCGGCAACTCGTCGACGCCGGGATGGACGTCGCGAGGATGAACTTCAGCCACGGGACGCACAGCGACCACAAGCAGGTCTACGACCTCATCCGCACCGCCGCCGCCGAATCGGGCCGCGCGGTGGGCATCCTCGCCGACCTCCAGGGGCCGAAGATCCGTCTTGGCACCTTCGCGGGCGGCCCGGTCGAGTGGCACAACGGCGACATCGTGCGCATCACCGTCGAGGACGTCGCGGGTACGCACGACCGCGTCTCGACCACCTACAAGGGACTCGCCGACGACGCGAAGCCCGGCGACCGTCTCCTCGTGGACGACGGCAAGGTCGGCCTCGTGGTCAAGGAGGTCGACGGCCCGGACGTCGTCTGCGAGGTCACTGAAGGCGGCCCCGTCAGCAACAACAAGGGCGTCTCCCTGCCGGGCATGGACGTCTCCGTGCCGGCGCTGTCCGAAAAGGACATCGAAGACCTCGAGTTCGCGCTCGAACTCGGCGTGGACTTCATCGCGCTCTCGTTCGTCCGCTCACCCGCCGACATCGACCTGGTCCACCAGGTGATGGACCGCGTCGGCAAGGGACGCCTCCCGGTCGTCGCGAAGATCGAGAAGCCCGAAGCGGTCTACAACCTCGAAGCCATCGTGCTGGCCTTCGACGCGGTGATGATCGCCCGCGGTGATCTCGGCGTGGAACTCCCGCTGGAGCAGGTCCCGCTGGTGCAGAAGCGCACCATCCAGATCGCCCGCGAGAACGCGAAGCCGGTCATCGTCGCGACGCAGATGCTCGAGTCGATGATCAACAGCTCCCGTCCGACGCGCGCCGAGGCCTCGGACGTCGCCAACGCGGTGCTCGACGGCGCGGACGCGCTCATGCTCTCGGGTGAGACCAGCGTCGGCCGCTACGCCATCGACGTGGTCAAGACCATGGGCCGGATCATCGAAGCCGTCGAGACCGACTCGCCGGTCGTGCCGCCGCTGTCGCACGTCCCGCGCACCAAGCGCGGCGTCATCTCCTACGCGGCGCGGGACATCGGCGAGCGGCTGAACGCCAAAGCGCTGGTCGCCTTCACCCAGTCCGGTGACACCGTCCGGCGGCTCGCGCGGCTGCACACGCGGCTGCCGCTGCTGGCGTTCACGCCGGAGGAGAGCGTCCGCAGCCAGCTCGCGATGACCTGGGGCACCACGACGCGGATCGTGCCGAAGGTGGGCTCCACCGACCAGATGATCCAGCAGGTCGACCACGCGATGCTCGAAATGGGCAAGTATGCCAAGGGTGATCTGGTGGTCATCGTGGCCGGTTCCCCGCCCGGGACCGTCGGCTCGACCAACCTCATCCGGGTGCACCGCCTCGGCGAGGACGACCACGCCTGA
- a CDS encoding DUF2461 domain-containing protein translates to MAFEGFGEYAIDFYDGLEADNSKSYWDANLDTYKADVRAPMEALLAELVPEFGDGFGEGKVFRPYRDVRFAKDKTPYKTHCGAVIEQGRGGGAYYVEVGPAGLRVGGGCFHFESDQLARFRKAVDTELRGAELAKILAKLEKAGWEIKGDRLKSKPRGFTEDHPRIDLLKYRSVYAVRGWEPDDVLHERATLDRVRKAWRQVRAFNEWARDRVGPSEKPRR, encoded by the coding sequence ATGGCTTTCGAGGGTTTCGGCGAGTACGCCATCGACTTCTACGACGGTCTCGAGGCGGACAACTCCAAGTCCTATTGGGACGCGAACCTCGACACCTACAAGGCCGACGTCCGCGCGCCGATGGAGGCGCTGCTCGCCGAGCTGGTCCCGGAGTTCGGCGACGGCTTCGGCGAGGGCAAGGTCTTCCGTCCGTACCGCGACGTCCGGTTCGCCAAGGACAAGACGCCGTACAAGACCCACTGCGGCGCGGTGATCGAACAGGGCCGCGGCGGCGGCGCGTACTACGTCGAGGTCGGCCCGGCCGGGCTGCGTGTCGGCGGCGGCTGCTTCCACTTCGAGTCCGATCAGCTCGCCCGCTTCCGCAAGGCCGTCGACACCGAACTGCGAGGCGCCGAGCTGGCCAAGATCCTCGCGAAGCTGGAGAAGGCGGGCTGGGAGATCAAGGGGGACAGGCTCAAGTCGAAGCCGCGCGGCTTCACCGAGGACCATCCCCGCATCGACCTGCTGAAGTACCGCTCCGTGTACGCCGTCCGCGGCTGGGAGCCGGACGACGTCCTGCACGAACGGGCCACGCTCGACCGGGTGCGAAAGGCCTGGCGGCAGGTCCGCGCGTTCAACGAGTGGGCGCGGGACCGGGTCGGGCCGAGCGAGAAGCCGCGACGATAA